The Prionailurus viverrinus isolate Anna chromosome B1, UM_Priviv_1.0, whole genome shotgun sequence genome includes the window AGGAGTGAGGTACAGAACAATTGAGTACACAATTATCTGACAATATCACACAGTTATTAAGTAGTAGAGCTTgcttaaaattaaagattttcttAGACAACATAAAATTCTTCATTTAATTGAATTACATATGGTAACATATTTGGTAACATATTTAtctaataataatatttcatCTTCTCTATTTTATTAGTGAAATTGTATTGTTTGGAACTtacaccaaatatttttaaatcagaatgaATTTATGAACATTTATGAATGGTGAAGTTCATTTATGAATGGTGAAGTTTATGACATTCAccatttatattaacatttatgaacatttatgttAACATTTATGAATGGTGaagttcttcattttatattaacattttatattaacatttatgaATGGTGAAGTTCTTCAAAGAATTTCCATTACACAGATGAAAGGAGTGAGGTACAGAACAATTGAGTACACAATTATCTGACAATATCACACAGTTATTAAGTAGTAGAGCTTgcttaaaattaaagattttcttAGACAACATAAAATTCTTCATTTAATTGAATTACATATGGTAACATATTTGGTAACATATTTAtctaataataatatttcatCTTCTCTATTTTATTAGTGAAATTGTATTGTTTGGAACTtacaccaaatatttttaaatcagaatgaATTCACAAATTGATGCCTCTTGAAAGTCTCAAAATAACTACCTTCTACCAAGGGAAGTAGTGCTAGAAGGTGACTAGTGTAAGAAACTCCTTGAATTAAGCCATAAATTAAgatttcatttccattaaaaCAACCACAGCAAATAAACGTTGGAGTTATCCCTCTAAGTCTTTTTAAATAGATCTTTCATATGTGAAAACAATTTGCTGTATTATGAACACATTATGTTGAAAAGTCCATACTTATGAAGACCAAAGTGGATAGCTATCTAGGCAATTCAGAAAAAGGTGAAACAGGTCTTGAAATCTCCAAAACTTGATTTCAGTTTGATCTGTGGATTCACCTATGAAAGGGAGTAAATGAGAAATACCTCAATGAGCGTTTTACTCAGTAGTCTTCACCTgactgaaaataatttcttaaccAAGATCagtaaaagattttctttctcttttcactcaGTTATGAGTGTTCAAAAGACAAGAGGTTAATTCATCATAAATGACAGTTATAGCTGAATCATGGACTCAaagattcttttccttctttccaggaGGAACGCCAGAATAAAATCCACCCCGTTTTCCAGCCACAGCCTCTAGTCTATCCTTATGCTGAGCCCATTCCTTACCCTGTTCTTCCACAGAACATCCTTCCCCTTGCTCAGCCTGCTATGGTGCTGCCTTTCCTTCAGCCTGAAATAATGGAAATCCCCAAAGTTAAGGAGACCATCTTTCCCAGGCACAAAGTGATGCCCATTCTGAAATCTCCAGTAGTGCCCTCTTTGGACAGCCAAATCGTGAATCTCCCTGATCTTGAAAGTCTGCActtgcctctgcctctgcctctgtctctactCCAGCCCCTGATGCACCAGATCCCCCAGCCTCTTCCTCAGACTACCATGCTAACTCCTCAGCCACTGCTGTCCATCCCACAGCCCAAAGTCATGCCTTTTCCCCAGCAAATTGTGCCCTACCTCCAGAGAGACATGCCCGTGCAAACCCTACTGCTGTACCAGGATGCCACCCGTGAGGCCCAACCTGTGACTGCCCCAGCTTACAATCCCGTTATTGTAAGTCCAAACTTAATAATTCTGCTGTCTCACTTATGACCTAAATATAGTGATAGAGGAAATGAGAGCTCtacaatgaaagaataaatgaataatgaatagaTCTAAACTGCACATTGTTTAGATCAATGATTCTCAACCCTAGCAACACAATAGTACTATCTGTAGGACTGTTTCTTTCCAAAATCCCAATGTCTAGGCCTACCCACATAGATTCTGATATAATTGTTCTGATCTTCGATGTAGAAGATACCATCGGGAACAAATTATtttggagattctgatttaatcGATCTGTTGAGAATTTAGGTAGAGGATTAAGGTTTATTAAAGCTGGAATTAAATCTGATAATCTGATTGGGCTTGGAAtaaaaaaggtttattattttctacaattttgaagttttccttgtGCACATCTATTCTGCAGGTGCAGAATTTTTTCACATCttgttttgatatatgtacatatgagGGTAAATAATTGAGATGCTTATTTTATCACTCCGAATTCTTAGGAAAAGCATCTGTTTCTTTGcataaatgtgaattttttatttaattattttgctttctttaatttttttttttaatttttaaggtctAAGAGAATTTCAAAGTTAATGTCCCCTCCTTACTTTTGGTAAGTTTTGGGAGTTTGCAGATTAGactgattattttcattaatatctttttatatttcattctacTGTATAAGTCCAAGATAGTGACAAACTTTATCAATATGCCTACTTATTTATTAATGATAAAAGCATCATGGATGTCTCAACGGTTGATCATTATCTACTGACCtgatattttgtatcttttttatttcaaagaatttaaaagttTCATTATGTGCTATAGACAGTTTTGACTGGTTTGTGTTCAAGTGCCTATATTCTGATGTTTGGTTatcagcatttttataaaaactgaaaataattgcTTCTActtttatgtgaatatatttgagatttttttaaagatctctttCATTCTCATTTCTAACTTAGGCGTTGTAACTTCAATTGTTTTTATCTCACTTAAAATTTACATATCATCCTTTAATTcatgaatcaaaataaaatgaatttttccagGTGTGAGgtttaaaaaagggagagaatataGCTCTGGGattcttaaaatatgaatatttctgCAATCATGGTAGACTAGTCTAGTCTAGTCTAAGTATCAGTGGGCTGATATTTAATCATATCGGAATTTTTATATGCCTCCTCGGTAGACCTCAATATTTTGCACTTGTAACAAAATTTCTCTTACAAATTAATCACACCAAAATTACAAATGAGGAGGGATGAATAGTTATGTCATATAACATAACTAGttctatatttgctttatattctaCAGAATTGACTGCAACTGGAAATGTGACATCCTTTCAATCTTTACATCGTTACCAAAAGTGAATAATTTTGAATCtacatggaaaaaatgaaaatttattcttttatttatttatgtattgtatgTTATTCATCTTAATTTGAATTTGCTCATAAACtctacattttccaaattttaattcACTAATACCATAGAAGTTTAATTTTGAGTTGGAAATACCATAAGTATgtgaaaaatatgtgtaaaaatagTTTCTGGAATTGTGCTTGTTATTTGAGACTCTATTTCCTAACCAGTCATTTCAATAAATTAATCCTTTAGGCATATTTAAGTTTTCCtgtctttattataatttttcaagCCTTAATTACCCTTAAGATTGTTATTAATTTAAGATTTTGGTGTTAAGAggcaagtgggtggctcagttggttaagtgtcagacttgatttcagctcaggtcatgatctcatggtttgtgaaattgagccccctgtcaggctctgccttgacagTGGAGTcaatttgggattctttctctctctctctctctgctcctttcctgctcatgagcgcacatgccctctctctctttctctcaaaaccaaataaaacacaacaaaacaaggATTATTGGTGTTAAAAATAGCCGTGGGAAAATTGAAATTGAATAGAATGCTTTGAGTTGAATGGTAAAGAATATCAAAAACTGGAGGAAAGGATAGGGTGATCATACCCTATTTTGGTTCTGGAAAGTCTTGGTTTACACCTAGTGTCACAGTTAAACTAGTACACCTGTGACTTTCACTATCTAAAGTAACCAACATCGAATGTTAAATGTTATAGTCACTCTAAGCAAAAAAACACTTCAAATGAGAAAGCTGATTCACAGCTCTGCTGTTAATGGTAGCTAAGTGGGGCTGTGAAAGTCCTTCAGAGCTtcaatttccacatctgtaaaataggcaACTCAAAGgtttttaatgaagttttaatCTGATCAGTGTACTGCACTGTTACAGGATAATTGTTCTGTATGGTTCCACATTACTGACTTCATTTACACCAGAGAAGCAAGAGCCAGTATCACAGTCAGAATGAGCTGGGTTACATGGTTTGGGCCAGTAATGCCCAAGAAAGTAAGACTTATATGAAGGTCTGATATCCACTTTCTCTGATGGCAGAGTAATTGTTTCATTGCAATGAATTTTTCCTTTACCAACAACTACACTTGTACGCTCAATTCCATCCCTTTTAGTTTACCCAGTGACTCATTAGCAATTGTTTTCCTTACCTAAGGATCAAATGTAAGTCAAACTTATGctatatctttcatttttaaagaaaattccatcTTGTAACAATATACCTCCAAATTCCTCCCAGTTCTTTAGACTACTCTGTGACAATTATGATAGAAGAACTATCCATACTGAATACGTTATGGTCTCATTAACCTGCCCCCGTCAAGGTTTTGTCCCTCTAGAAATCACTTTTTTCCTAGGTTGCCAACAGCTTTCTTCTTGCTACTCTTGTGTTCATTTTACCCAACCTCGCAGAAGTGTTTAGTAGAGTTgatcattgctttttttttaaatatcatacttCTCTTCATTTGAAATCTTAAACTCATCAAacccttgctttctttcttaactCACTAgcctttatttatgtatttattttttttgcagtCTCCTTTCCGGCATTTCTCTTTCCAAACTTTAAGGGTTGGAGTACCCTAAGGGTTAGCCTTAGTCTGGCTGATATGTTTAGTTCCATGGCTTTAAGTCCATCCATAGGTTGAAATCTTCTAAATGTACATCTTCAAAAGCATTCTTTGCTGAGCTCCAAATTCATGCACTCAACTTGCCTTTTTGGTCTCCACAcctaattatataattaatatctcAAATCTGGCATGGACAAGCATAACTCTTCATCTGGATCCAGTCTCTGACTTGCTCAAATTTCACTGGGCATATTTCAGTAAGATAAAAAAAGTGATACACTAGTACAAAGGAAACAGACTTACTTGAATAAGCACTTCACCAAAAGAAGGTTTCTTAATAGCCAATAAACATATTAATAGGTACTCAAAATCACCAGTtctcaggaaaatacaaattaaaagctACCATGCAATATCACGATACAGCCACCtgaatgattaaaatgaaaaaagaaatttggccATATCTAGTGTTGGCAAAAAACAAACTATAGGAATGCTAAGCAATGTTGATGTAAATGTAAACTGGCATGAGCATCTTGGAAACCTGTGTCAGTCTTTGTCAAAGATAAACATCTTTATATCTTATGACTAGAGATTTTAACCTTAAgtatatacccaacagaaatacatatatatgtgtgtgtgtgtgtatttacactaaaaatgcatatatatacatatgcactaAAAATATGTACCCAATGTTCCTAGCACCTTGTTCTTAATATCCAAAATTCAAATCAACACTAATGGGAATCGACACTATTTTGTATAAATTGTGATATACAAAGAACGGAACATTGCAATTAACATGAATGAACTACTACTACATGGcacaacatgaatgaattttATATAAGGAAGACTGGATGATAGTAGACAGACACcccataaatattatatattggaATCTACAAAATATTGATTTCTAGTGCAACAAGTTAGGATAGTAGTTATCTGAGGGGAGGCAGAACTTGATAGGGAACATTAAGTGGTGCTCTCAGATGCTTAGTGATATTCTTTTCCTTAATCTGGATGATGAGTTCTTTGTGATAATACATTTTGATGTGTGTGCTTTTCTATATGGCtgtttattgctttaaaaatttaaatgtatattaaatgtaaaatcatgtatttctttattagtGTCTTGCCTACCTTCTTTTTCCCTAAAAGTGGGGATTTCTCTGGTGCAGAATCACCTCTTTGCCTCTGGACTTAAATACCATTCCATTCTATGGCAATAGACCTGGTGTCCTCCAAAGCTATGGAGTGGCTGCATAATGATACTGTAAAATGTGTTTTAGACCCTACTAtggtgaaatttgaaaaatggaatGCAGGAGATGGGAGAGAACTTGCAGATTaattcctgcttttttttccctctgtataTTATTCAGTGGTGTGGTTCTTTGCAGCCTCTGTTAATTACATAATAATCATGTGAAGTTTTTTATTGCTTGCTGAAAGGATTTAGAGGACTCAGTTTCCACTgtaataaaaacagatttattaCAGGGAAAAACAGAAGACAGCAACACAGGGAAAGGATGTGCAGTGAAAAAGTGCTAAGATCTGGGGAGCAACTTATTTGTCCTTCCACTGCTTGATACAGGATATGCTTTATCTCCAGATCTTAAACCACTAATGGAGGCTGTGCAAAGCATCTCAGTACCAGGAAGCTCAAAACCACTTGTCGTGAGGGTCTTTTACAAAAAACTTGTCCTGCAGGCACATTTTGGCTACATGACTAGTCATACCTGTTGAAAACCAGCCCCATTTCACTCCCCAACTCCTAGATTCCACTGAAACCTGGTGTAAACCAGATGCAATTATTATTAAACAATCCTGACAGGCTGATGTATCCTGCCCAAAGCAACTCACAGACATATCTCTATGGTATCATTTGCCTTTCGTTATTAAATACCATAGTGTTGGCCAACAGCCAGTGACTCTAGAGATAAGCATACAGTCATCCAGACCAACTGGGATTAATCAGTGTTATACACAGTATTTCTGGAGAAAACTTTTGTGCTGATGAAGCATACCTGCTGAATAGCCTTCAACTTGTAGTGAAGCGGTGCTTGAATTGCTTTGCATCTTTATTCACCTCCATTTACTTAAGgtgcatatatttacataatttataattGCTTCCAAGCAAACTCTTCTTATAAGAAAAGGCAAACTTGgtcacagacatacacagaggaAATATAGCTGTGTGAAGATGAACACAGAAATTGGGGTTAAATAGTTACAAGATGCAGCCACAAGttaaggaatgccaaggattgccaacagccaccagaagctggaaagagacaaggaaggatctCCAGGGCCTTCAGAGGAAGCATGGCCATACCAACACGCATTGATTTCAGACCTCTAGACACCAGACTAGGAGAGGATAAGTTTCTGCTATTTTAAGGCACCCAGTTTGTGTTCCATTGTTATATAgcaggaaactaatataatgagGCATACAGATTTTGGTTACTGCTGTTCAGAAACTATTTGAAAAGCTTTGacagaattatttcaaaaatggAGAACCGAAAAATTTCTGCATTACTGAAATTATGGAAAGCAAAGTTTGCAAATGGGAAGACTTGGAATCGAGCCCCCCCcagggaagaaaaaagtttttaaacgaTGAAAGCCCGAAGAATGTTCGAGACTTAATTCTCAACTTCTACAATTGCAATTTGGTGTATCTTAGTGTGTAGGAAGAAgattttagtgaaaaaaaaaagtgagcataGGGGTGTcttggtgtctcagtcagttgagcatccaactttggcttaggtcgtgatctcatgggtcccacatcaggcttgctgctgtcactgcggagtccgctttggatcctccgtcaccttctctctgcatttcccctgctcgcgctcactcaaaagtaaataaacattaaaaaaaagtgaggataTATTCCAAGCCAGGAATGTCATAACACCCAAAGGGAGAGGTCCTTGTTCCAAGCAGAGCCAATTAACATTCTTCTGCTGATGTGTGAATACTCAGGGAAGCTACAGTGTAGTCATTTCCAGATGTAGGACCTGAACAACCATGAAGCTCTGAGATGTGAGCAAACCGTCTTTTTTATCTCCTGCAAACTAAATCAGTCCAAAGAAGAGTGAAAGTGAAGGATGAACAAAATGGTGAGTGACCACCTTCAAGTTCCTAAATACAACTATACTTCCCTCTTGGAATTTTTAGTTACATGagctaataaattcctttttttttttcattaatttgagGTAATGTTTACATATGTCACTGGCACCATGATATTCCTGACCAAACAGAACAAAATTCCTGTATGTCATGGTTCTATGATAGTGGGTCTTTTATAGTTCAGGTcttcataacaaaataccatatactgaatggcttaaaaaaattaaaaaaaaaattgctcacagttctggaggctgggagttcAAGTTCAAGGTGCTAGCAGATCCTGCATCTGGTGAAGGCTgtctttctggcttgcagatagCCACCTTCTTGCTATATCCTcatatggcagagagagagatagagagctcATCTCTCTCACatcttttcttataagggcatTAGTCTCACTCATGAAgtttccaccctcatgacccagTTGCCTCCAAAGACCCCTCCTCCAActaccatcacattggagattagggtttcaacatatggatttagggtaaacacaaacattcagtctatagtaattaaaataacacaaattcaCAAGCTTGTAGGTCTCATGTGAAATTTAGGAAAGTGAAATACCAattattaggaaaaaatgaaatctactGGAAGATATGAAAGATTTAGACCCCTAACTCCTAAATGATCCTAAAGATCtcactgtgtttctttttcatgataaaaTCATGATTTCTTTGTTTACCATAGCTGATGGTGGCCTTAATTTTCTGCTTCTCACTGTTGCTTCATCCTTGATATGGCCTGtcagtaagaataaaaaaaaaacttagcaagTTCTTTCCTTAATGTACAGTAGAGTACATAAACTAGTGTTGTAGGGGCTGGATGTGGTCAACAAAGAAAAGGGGACCGTgtgttttgcatttaaaaaaactaagggagcctaggtgtctcagttggttgaacatccaactctgaggttttggctcaggttatgatcccagggtcatgggatcaagacccacatcaggcttcacactgagcatggagtctgcttaagattttctctttcactctctctctgaccccctccccaacttgtgctctctctctctccaaaaagaaaaagaaaaaaactaggccatattaaaaatcagaaaattttacacaaaatttGTATCTCTGGTTTCTCTTATGAGTCTCAATATCTGGTCACACTTGATATATGCCTGTGTGACATATATCACACAATGGATTTGAAGGAGTGGCAAAAGAAGACATATACTTAGTTCACAATTAGCATCATTTTTCCCCTAACCTTTTTTCACACTTATTTGTGTTATCTGCAGTGTTCTAGAAGGTTTGGTAACCATATTACGaagggaaacattaaaaaaatatctgtagaTAGATATGCTTAATTCTAAGGACCTACCACTTACCCATTTCTACAGACAATGCATAGATGActgttttttaacctttttcttaaagaatggactgttatggggtgcctgggtggctcagttagttgagtgtctgacttttgattttggctcaggtcgtgatctcacagttgtg containing:
- the CSN2 gene encoding beta-casein, with translation MKVLILACLVALALAREKEELTVSTETVESLSSSEESITHINKQKLENLKREEQQQRQEERQNKIHPVFQPQPLVYPYAEPIPYPVLPQNILPLAQPAMVLPFLQPEIMEIPKVKETIFPRHKVMPILKSPVVPSLDSQIVNLPDLESLHLPLPLPLSLLQPLMHQIPQPLPQTTMLTPQPLLSIPQPKVMPFPQQIVPYLQRDMPVQTLLLYQDATREAQPVTAPAYNPVIVSPNLIILLSHL